One region of Nerophis lumbriciformis linkage group LG10, RoL_Nlum_v2.1, whole genome shotgun sequence genomic DNA includes:
- the LOC140679045 gene encoding uncharacterized protein: MGWTCKLCSTVGPTKSYFSKHYRLHHGTFGHSHALPCIHDCARSTNDMMARTYTIGDDRKWLLSLLGWQNLRKDGLPSSNHSRYTPKLLELFSAKGGVTGQRIKNLLMELIQDPSASAVMKRDVTVRCHGDYMGESGQELISDYFGSAETAVHEDLEMKHMSIYICREPNAVGIIIEGVPVLTHLGNLAKACCRPLGLTYALNLEYPSKLSKTFEVFQRLFVGLDTLRPKPTPKFMTLKNKLLA, encoded by the exons ATGGGATGGACCTGTAAATTGTGCAGCACTGTTGGACCAACCAAGAGTTATTTTTCaaagcattacagactgcaccatgggacctttggacacagccatGCCTTGCCTTGCATTCAT GACTGTGCCAGGAGCACCAATGATATGATGGCCAGAACGTATACAATTGGAGACGACAGGAAGTGGTTGCTAAGTCTCCTGGGGTGGCAGAATTTAAGGAAAGATGGCCTGCCCTCTTCGAACCATTCCAG GTACACTCCAAAACTCCTGGAGCTCTTCAGTGCAAAAGGAGGAGTGACTGGTCAGCGCATCAAGAACTTGTTGATGGAACTGATACAG GACCCAAGTGCCTCTGCAGTGATGAAGAGAGATGTGACTGTGAGATGCCACGGAGACTACATGGGAGAGAGTGGACAGGAGCTAATCTCTGACTACTTt GGAAGTGCAGAGACCGCTGTTCATGAGGACCTGGAAATGAAgcatatgagcatctacatctgtcGTGAGCCAAATGCAGTAGGAATCATCATTGAGGGAGTACCAGTCCTTACTCATCTTGGAAACCTGGCCAAAGCCTGCTGCCGACCTCTGGGGTTGACGTATGCACTTAATCTTGAGTATCCatccaaactttccaaaacatttgaggtgtttcaaagactttttgtgggacttgacacactgcgcccaaaaccaacccccaaattcatgactctcaaaaacaagcttctagcttag